In Verrucomicrobiota bacterium, the DNA window GCGAGATGACCGACCTGCTCCAAGCTCCGATAGCCTGGTATAGCAATGACTGGCATCAAATCGGACTAACCTACTCCGCCGCAGAAGATTACACGATGCTCTATATAGATGGTCGTGCTGTAGCTAAAGGTCTTGGTATGGGGGCATTAGCAGGTATCAAGAATACTGAAAAGTACGGAGTCTTCGTCGCCAGTGACCAGACAGCACACAGCATAGCCCTGGGGGAGTACGACCTTCTGACCACCTTCTATACTCTACGCGATGAGGCGAGCTATGCGTTTAACTGGAAATTACTGTCAAAGGCTGCAATGTTAGGCCCGATTACACCAGCGGAAGATCAAGCGCGACACCAACGCCTGGCAGCACTCAAGACTGGCGGACAGATAGGTGGACCACATTTTGCGCCGAGAGCGATGCAGAAGGGGCCGGGAAATCCAGGGGGTGGCACGAATACCGGCAGCGGCGAATTCACGTTCGAGACCGTTGACTATGGTACCAATGTTTATCTGTTATCGCCAGTGTATGAGGTGACCACCAACCAATCCACCAACCTGTTCCTGACCATCACCAACACCGACCATTTCACGCTCTACACCCTTTATGGCACCCCTAACTTGAGCGGTTGGGATACGAATCAAATCTGGGTGTTCCGTGGCGAGACCAATCAGACCAGTATCCAACTCACTAACCTGACTGAAACTGTGAACTTTTACCGGATTGTCGTTTACGTGGACACGGATGGTGATGGTATGCCGGATAGATGGGAGTTGGAACACGGGCTAAATCCTTTCGTCAATGATGCGAGCCAAGACGCGAACGGGGACGGCATTTCCAACCTGCAAGCCTACCGCTTGGGGCTCAATCCGCTGGTGGGCCATACGAACGACGTATCCGGCGTGATCAATCTCCAAGTCTTCACTCCGCTGAAATAACCTCAGGAACCAAGGGAAACTTATGAACCAATACAGCGACTATCAGCACAGTGCGGACTCCCAGCAACCAGGGCGTGAAAGCCAGATTCCAACACCAGCAAGCAAGCGGGCGTCATCCTGTTGGTACGCGATGCTCATAGCCCTTCTCCTGCTGCTGGGCGGAACGACGCATGCCGCCACCACCAATGTCACGGTGAAGATCTGGATGGGTGGCTGGGCTTCCTCGGGTTATGTCGAATATCCATCATTTACAGCTTCCAACGTGAATTGTTTTCTAAGCCTGGAATGCACTAACGAGAATTTTAATGGAGGTTGGGGATTGGCTCCGTACTCCGGTGTCGGTACTTCCATGACCAACACGATGACGATGGAGGTGGGCCGGGAATATCCATTTGCAATTACCAGCACTAATTGGAATACGCTTGGGGTAGTCAGTGTGGCCATATACGCGGTGGTGGATAACGATTGCTGGTTTTATCCGTTCGTTGATAATCAGTATGTTGCATATTATGGCTGGGGCAGCAACGGCACAGCCTATGTCAGTGTCAGGCGGTCGCCCTGTCCCCTGAAAATTGAATTTTCCCCGGAATGCTGCCTGATGGCCGACGGGGAATCCCAAAAATTCGCGATGATCTCACTGACCGACGGCTATGTGAGTATTGCGGACTACGGGCCAATTACCTGGTCGCTGACCGGTCCCACCCTCGGTTGCTCCATGGATTCCACCAATGGCATCATCACCGCCGGCACCACGCCCGGCACCATTACGGTGCGTGCCACCACGACCAACGGCTGTTATATTGAAGCCCCGCTGGAGGTATGTCCGGACCCCAGCAGCCAATTTGGCTCGGGTGGCTCTGGCGGAGCCGGTGGTTCGAGCGGTGGCGGTTGTTCCTCCTGTAAAAAGAACCCTGCGCCCGGCAGTGTTGCGCCGGGGTTTTGTTCGCCGCGTCCGCCCTCGGCCAACGGTTATACTCCCCCGAGCGTCACCTTGACCTTGCAAGTTGGCAGCGGTGACGAAGGTAACAGCCAGGGCGTCCTGCAACTGACGGCCAGCAGCAACCCTGCCGATCTCTACCAGCCTCAGTCCATGCGGTATAATTATGTGCGGAGTGAACTGCAGGTGAACAATGATTCGGGCAATATCGTGCAAGTTGGCGCGCCGGAAGTCGTGATGGGTTCCAGCAACTGGGCCACGGGTTTGAAGTTGAGTTTTTACGAACCCGGCCTGGCCACGCTGCAAACCAATGGCACTTATAGCTTCTACGGCGATCCGCATACCACGGTGGAAATCTGGGATGTGGATGGCTCCGGCCCCATCACCAATCAGGTGCAGGTCAAGGAAGTCCGGGGCGGCCAAACCAGGCAATGGCTCTTGGAACGGAATGCCACCGATGGCGTCTGGACCATTTCCGATGGCGATGGCAAACGCTGGGAAACCATGAACATCACCTATCCCACCACCAACCAAATGGTGGCGGTTCGGGAAGTTCGGGATAATAATAATACCCACTTGGTATCTTCCAGTACTCGCGTCTATGAGGCCGTGGGTGATAACTGGAGGCGTATCCGTGAAATTGCGGGAACCGGTTCCGCTGCGCGCACCAACCGGTTTGAATATGGTGCCAACGGGATGTTGCGCCAAGCCGAATATGCCGATGGCAACTGGCAAATCTACGAATACGATGAGTCCTTTCGCATTACCAAGACCTATTCCGCTTACCTCAACTCACCGCCAACCACCAACAGCGCCGATTGCCGGGTGCGTGAACTGAGCTATTTCGGGGATGGTTATGGGGACAGCAGCGCCGTCAGTCCCCTCTCGCCGCGCATGGTGGAAGAGAAAATTTTGGATCAAACCGTCTCGCGCACCTTTTACTCCTATCAGCCTGGTCAAACCGTTGAAGTCCGTTGTCCCACCAGTTCCGCAACGCCGGGTGATGATGGGGGGCTAACCAGTTTCACCACCTATTACACCAGCGGTTGGGTGACGGATCGGGTGGCTGCGCAACAGCGACCGGATGGCACCGTAACCCTTTACCAATACTTTACCGTTCCCGAGGCCCGTGGTTCCCTCACCAATTATTACACCAACGTAGTGATGACCGGCGTGCTTGATGCTACCTTTACCAATATCGAGTCTGGCACCAAAACCATCACCATTGCCGATGCCTTGGGCCGTCAACTCTCCCGCGACGTGTACGCCGTGCAGTATGGCCAGAGCGACCTTTTGGTGGACCACACCAGCTACAGTGAGTTTGATAGCTTTGGCCGCGCCCGCAAAACTACCTACCTTGATGGCACCTACACCTATACCGCCTATACCAACGGTGCTTGCTGCCAAAGTGTGGTGGTCACTAATCGCGAAGGCACCGTCACCGCCAGCACCTTTGATACGCTCGGGAACCTCACCGAAACTGCCGTGCAAACCCCGGCGGGCATCCTTCACACCCTGTTTGAATATGAGGCGGGTGGCCAACTGCTGACCCGCAAACGCATCGGTGCCAACAGTACCTTGATCACCGAGTTCACCGCGACCTATGACACTGCCGGGTACCAACTCTCCAGCCAGGATGCCTTGGGGCAGACAACCTATGTGATTCAGGGCGGTTCTCCACTGGTCCGCACCAATACCTATCCCGATAGCAGCACCCGGATCGAATATTTTGCCCGTGATGGCACCTTGTTGCGTGTTGAAGGAACGGCTGTCTTTGGCCGGGCCTACACCAACGGGTTCGAGGATGGCCTGTTCTTTACCCAGGAAACCAAACTGCTCGCCAATGGCCAGCTTTCCTCCGAATGGACCCGTACCTATACCGATATCTTTGGGCACACTGTCAAGACCGCGGCTTCTGGCAACCGCACCACCCTGACGGTGTTCAATGCGCTGGGCCAAGTGTCCCAAACTGTGAATGCCGACGGGTTTGCTACGTTTTATGCGTATAATCCCCTCGGCGAACAACAGGATGTGGGGCTCGACCTCAACGGCGATGGTCAGATGAATTACAGTGCCGGGACCGACCGCATTACCCGTACCGTGCGCGGCTACGGCACGCGGGATAATTATCCAGTGCGTCAAACTCAGACCTATGTCTGGAACGACCTGAACTCCGGTGCCACTTCCCTGGTCAGCACCGTCTATGGCACCTTCGATGGCCGCACCAACTGGTGGATTCGACACGGCCAGACTACTCGACAAGAAACCTATGTGGACCGCGATCAGGGCACTCGCACCGTCATCACCTATCCGCCCGCTGGAGAAGCCACCACCAACCGCTATCGCCACGGCCAACTCGAATGGGTTGGACGCGGACGTTTGGGCGAGGTGTCTTATGGCTTTGATGAATTTGCCCGGCCTTGGTTGCTCACCGATGCCCGCGCAGGCACCCGCACCAATTGGTTTGATAACCTTAACCGAGTTTGGAAAACCGCCACCCCTGCGCCTGCTGCCGGCCAAGCCAGTCAGGTCACCACCCACGAGTTTAACGAACGTGGCCAGGTCTGGAAAACCACGCTGCCCGATGGCGGGGTAATCACCAACCTCGTGGATGCTCGTGGACTGACACGCACTAACTTTGGCGCACGCACTTACCCTGCCGGCTACGGCTACGATCTCGATGGACGCATGAGCAGCCTCACCACCTTTGGCGCAGCGGGTGCAGCTACCGCCCTCTGGAATTACGATAGCGAAAGCGGTTACCTCACCAGCAAACGCTATGCCGATAGCCGTGGCACTGACTACACCTATTCGCCGGGTGGCCAACTCACTTCCCGCACTTGGGCGCGGGGTATCACCACCTATTACACCAACAACCTCGTCGGGCAAATCACTGACATTGACTATAGCGGCGGGGCTTCCAATGTGGCATTGACGCTGGACCGCCAAGGGAAAGTGAAAACCGTAGTACAAGGTGACATGATGACCACGCTCACCTATAACGATGCCGGTCAACTCTTGACGGAAAGCCATTGTGGCGGGATATTGAATGGCGTGACGGTGAGCAATACGTTCAGTTCAGCACAACGACGCGAAGCGCTTGGTGTAGCAGTTGGTGGTGGCAGCGTCTATGCGGTGAATTACGGGTATGATTCGGCCTTGCGGTTGGCCGGGGTCACCAACGGTAATCTCACTGCTGCGTATAGTTACTGGCCCAACTCTTCGCTGGTCAGCAACCTTGTTTTCAAGTCCAACGATCAAGTTCGTTTGACCACCACCAAGACCTTCGACGCGCTAAACCGCCTGACGGAAATTTCATCCGTGTCCTCGGTGTCATCTGTGGTTAAATTCAATTACACGTATAATGCCGCCAACCAACGCACCCGGATTGATCTGGCGGGTTCCAGTTACAGCGATCCCACCTACTGGCAGATCAATTACGATGCGTTGGGGCAAGTCATAAGCGGAGCACGTAAATGGTCCAATGCGGTGGCGGTGGCGGGCCAACAGTTTGAATATGGGTTTGATACCATCGGAAACCGGCTCACCTCCAAACGTAACGGACGCCAGTCGGATTATGCGGTTAATCTGTTGAATCAAATCACCAACCGGACCGTGCCGGGTTATGTCAGCCTGTCTGGTCGAGCCAATGCACAAGCCACCGTGACGGTAAACTCGCAACGTGCTGATCGTCAGGGAGACTACTTCCACCTGGAATTGCCGGTGAATAACACCAGCAATGCGGTCTGGTTGACTTTGACCAATCTGGCTGTGCTGAATCAGGGAACGAACTTGGATTTATTGGTTGGCACTACTGGCCATGTATATGTCGCCAGGACGCCAGAAGTTATTTTGCATGACCTTGATGGCAACCTTACCAACGATGGCACCTGGCATTTCTTGTGGGATGCCGAAAACCGATTGATTGAGGCTGAGACGACACTGGCTGCCGAGAATGCCGGTCATCCAAGGCAGAAACTTGTGTTTGTGTATGATTGGCGCAGCCGACGGATTGGCAAGACGGTGTATGAGTGGAGCAGCGGGGCCTGGGCTCTGGATTATCAGCGCAAGTATGTGTATGACGGGTGGAATTTGCTGGTGGAACTGGATGACAATAATCAGGTTGTTCACAGTTATGTTTGGGGGAAGGATTTGAGCGGTAGTGAACAGGGTGCGGGTGGTGTGGGTGGCTTGCTGATGTTCAATACGTATTCTAACTCCTGCCTCCAAACTTCCAGCTTCTATTGCCATGATGGCAACGGGAACGTGGCAGCCCTGGTCAATGCGGCTGACAGTTCCATATCGGCGGTGTATGAGTATGGTCCGTTTGGTGAGGTGATTCGCGCTACTGGTCCCATGGCTTTCCCGAACGCATTCCGGTTTTCAACTAAGTACATGGATGATGAGACCGGGTTACTTTATTATGGGCACAGGTATTACGGAACGAGCACCGGGAGATGGGTAAACAGGGATCCAATTGATACAAGTGGTGGAGTGAATATTTATGCCTTTGTGTTGAATGCACCTGTTTTAATAATAGATGATAATGGCAACTCACCTCAAATACCACCGCCTTCTGGCCCTCCACCCATACCAGTTCCTGGCGGTGGTGAGAATTCTACATGGGTTCAAGCTAATCCACAAGAGCCTGGAGGACGCCAAGCATGGAGGCCTGCCCCCCCAGTGAATAATCCAAGCGGAGGCCAGCCTAGTGCAAGTTGGGACAACGAAGGGCATTGGGACGTTGACGATGGCAGCGGTAATCGCCAAAGATATGACTGGCGTGGAAATCCTATTGATCCTGACCAGGCTCACAACCGCCGAAAACCCCCTGTTCCGATAAATAGTCCCAAGCCGCGATGTGGGCTCATCGGCGGCGTAATTGGAATTTTGGCAGCATCTGAGGTCAGCGCTAATGCAGGTGAAGACGAGGCTCTCGCAGATAGAGCTACATGGAGCAGTTTTACTAGATTTACCGGAAAAACTGTAGAGAATGGTGCCTGCTATTGCAATTACGTTAGAGTGCTATACAAGCCATGCAATTGCGAATACGTTTCTAGCCAAACAATAAAAGCCAAGGTTGATTGTGCCAAAAAATGTCCAAATGATCCAAGCGGCTTGTCAGCGACCATTTCAGAGAACTGGTAGCAACAGGCGAGAAGGATAAAGATTATGCGTTTTCTAACACAAGAAGACAGTTTTGAATGGTGCAAGCACCACGCTTTTAAAGTCACAGTTAGTTCAAATGGTTTGTATGAAACTC includes these proteins:
- a CDS encoding thrombospondin type 3 repeat-containing protein — encoded protein: EMTDLLQAPIAWYSNDWHQIGLTYSAAEDYTMLYIDGRAVAKGLGMGALAGIKNTEKYGVFVASDQTAHSIALGEYDLLTTFYTLRDEASYAFNWKLLSKAAMLGPITPAEDQARHQRLAALKTGGQIGGPHFAPRAMQKGPGNPGGGTNTGSGEFTFETVDYGTNVYLLSPVYEVTTNQSTNLFLTITNTDHFTLYTLYGTPNLSGWDTNQIWVFRGETNQTSIQLTNLTETVNFYRIVVYVDTDGDGMPDRWELEHGLNPFVNDASQDANGDGISNLQAYRLGLNPLVGHTNDVSGVINLQVFTPLK
- a CDS encoding RHS repeat-associated core domain-containing protein, whose translation is MNQYSDYQHSADSQQPGRESQIPTPASKRASSCWYAMLIALLLLLGGTTHAATTNVTVKIWMGGWASSGYVEYPSFTASNVNCFLSLECTNENFNGGWGLAPYSGVGTSMTNTMTMEVGREYPFAITSTNWNTLGVVSVAIYAVVDNDCWFYPFVDNQYVAYYGWGSNGTAYVSVRRSPCPLKIEFSPECCLMADGESQKFAMISLTDGYVSIADYGPITWSLTGPTLGCSMDSTNGIITAGTTPGTITVRATTTNGCYIEAPLEVCPDPSSQFGSGGSGGAGGSSGGGCSSCKKNPAPGSVAPGFCSPRPPSANGYTPPSVTLTLQVGSGDEGNSQGVLQLTASSNPADLYQPQSMRYNYVRSELQVNNDSGNIVQVGAPEVVMGSSNWATGLKLSFYEPGLATLQTNGTYSFYGDPHTTVEIWDVDGSGPITNQVQVKEVRGGQTRQWLLERNATDGVWTISDGDGKRWETMNITYPTTNQMVAVREVRDNNNTHLVSSSTRVYEAVGDNWRRIREIAGTGSAARTNRFEYGANGMLRQAEYADGNWQIYEYDESFRITKTYSAYLNSPPTTNSADCRVRELSYFGDGYGDSSAVSPLSPRMVEEKILDQTVSRTFYSYQPGQTVEVRCPTSSATPGDDGGLTSFTTYYTSGWVTDRVAAQQRPDGTVTLYQYFTVPEARGSLTNYYTNVVMTGVLDATFTNIESGTKTITIADALGRQLSRDVYAVQYGQSDLLVDHTSYSEFDSFGRARKTTYLDGTYTYTAYTNGACCQSVVVTNREGTVTASTFDTLGNLTETAVQTPAGILHTLFEYEAGGQLLTRKRIGANSTLITEFTATYDTAGYQLSSQDALGQTTYVIQGGSPLVRTNTYPDSSTRIEYFARDGTLLRVEGTAVFGRAYTNGFEDGLFFTQETKLLANGQLSSEWTRTYTDIFGHTVKTAASGNRTTLTVFNALGQVSQTVNADGFATFYAYNPLGEQQDVGLDLNGDGQMNYSAGTDRITRTVRGYGTRDNYPVRQTQTYVWNDLNSGATSLVSTVYGTFDGRTNWWIRHGQTTRQETYVDRDQGTRTVITYPPAGEATTNRYRHGQLEWVGRGRLGEVSYGFDEFARPWLLTDARAGTRTNWFDNLNRVWKTATPAPAAGQASQVTTHEFNERGQVWKTTLPDGGVITNLVDARGLTRTNFGARTYPAGYGYDLDGRMSSLTTFGAAGAATALWNYDSESGYLTSKRYADSRGTDYTYSPGGQLTSRTWARGITTYYTNNLVGQITDIDYSGGASNVALTLDRQGKVKTVVQGDMMTTLTYNDAGQLLTESHCGGILNGVTVSNTFSSAQRREALGVAVGGGSVYAVNYGYDSALRLAGVTNGNLTAAYSYWPNSSLVSNLVFKSNDQVRLTTTKTFDALNRLTEISSVSSVSSVVKFNYTYNAANQRTRIDLAGSSYSDPTYWQINYDALGQVISGARKWSNAVAVAGQQFEYGFDTIGNRLTSKRNGRQSDYAVNLLNQITNRTVPGYVSLSGRANAQATVTVNSQRADRQGDYFHLELPVNNTSNAVWLTLTNLAVLNQGTNLDLLVGTTGHVYVARTPEVILHDLDGNLTNDGTWHFLWDAENRLIEAETTLAAENAGHPRQKLVFVYDWRSRRIGKTVYEWSSGAWALDYQRKYVYDGWNLLVELDDNNQVVHSYVWGKDLSGSEQGAGGVGGLLMFNTYSNSCLQTSSFYCHDGNGNVAALVNAADSSISAVYEYGPFGEVIRATGPMAFPNAFRFSTKYMDDETGLLYYGHRYYGTSTGRWVNRDPIDTSGGVNIYAFVLNAPVLIIDDNGNSPQIPPPSGPPPIPVPGGGENSTWVQANPQEPGGRQAWRPAPPVNNPSGGQPSASWDNEGHWDVDDGSGNRQRYDWRGNPIDPDQAHNRRKPPVPINSPKPRCGLIGGVIGILAASEVSANAGEDEALADRATWSSFTRFTGKTVENGACYCNYVRVLYKPCNCEYVSSQTIKAKVDCAKKCPNDPSGLSATISENW